From one Humulus lupulus chromosome 8, drHumLupu1.1, whole genome shotgun sequence genomic stretch:
- the LOC133795315 gene encoding mRNA export factor GLE1-like — MGAVKLELRCPQTVEGIAADPEPDWSFDALLTELNALETKLSSSSKVPMPFTKVQSRQFSNVKSVERSSRPFVMRVLDDEVDEIDNAYEEAQDRSSLSANRFNFNDLYVSYCYDYVRHERNISKLIWQITGTNDAVKQKAAELVKILKNPAYPQSISAGAFARKMVMMVHAFA, encoded by the exons AT GGGAGCTGTTAAGTTGGAACTTCGTTGTCCCCAAACTGTTGAGGGAATTGCTGCCGACCCTGAACCTGATTGGAGCTTCGATGCTCTTTTAACAGAGCTTAATGCATTGGAAACAAAACTTAGTAGCTCTTCCAAAGTCCCAATGCCATTCACTAAAGTGCAATCGCG TCAATTTTCAAATGTGAAGAGCGTAGAAAGAAGTTCTAGGCCATTTGTAATGCGTGTCCTCGATGATGAGGTGGATGAAATTGACAATGCATATGAGGAAGCTCAAGATAGAAGCTCCCTTTCTGCTAATCGGTTTAATTTTAACGACCTTTATGTTAG TTATTGCTAT GATTATGTTCGCCATGAAAGAAATATCTCTAAATTGATATGGCAGATTACAGGAACTAATGATGCTGTCAA ACAAAAAGCAGCAGAACTTGTCAAGATCCTCAAAAATCCTGCTTACCCTCAATCTATCAGTGCTGGAGCATTTGCTAGAAAG